The following proteins are encoded in a genomic region of Larus michahellis chromosome W unlocalized genomic scaffold, bLarMic1.1 SUPER_W_unloc_1, whole genome shotgun sequence:
- the LOC141736656 gene encoding olfactory receptor 14J1-like, with amino-acid sequence MSNGSSITHFLLLAFADTRELQLLHFWLFLGIYLAALLGNGLIITAVACDHRLHTPMYFFLLNLALLDLGCISTTLPKAMANSPWDTRAISFSGCAAQDFFFAFFISAEFSLLTVMAYDCYVAICKPLHYGSLQGSRACVHMAAAAWGSGFLTALLHMANTFSIPLCQGNGLDQFFCEIPQILKLSCSQSDYLREVYLLSFSIFFSFVCFVFIVVSYVQIFRAVLRMPSQQGQQKAFSTCLPHLAMVSQFLSTATFAYLKPTSISSTDLDLVVSFLYSVVPPAVNPLIYSMRNQELRDALRKLLQYTAIFTETSRTTFCS; translated from the coding sequence gcgggagctgcagctcttgcacttctggctcttcctgggcatctacctggctgccctcctgggcaatggcctcatcatcactgccgtagcctgtgaccaccgcctccacacccccatgtacttcttcctcctcaacctcgccctcctcgacctgggctgcatctccaccactctgcccaaagccatggccaattccccctgggacaccagggccatctccttctcgggatgtgctgcccaggacttcttctttgccttctttatCTCAGCAGAATTTTCCCTTCTGACCGTCATGGCCTACGActgctacgttgccatctgcaaacccctgcactatgggtccctccagggcagcagagcttgtgtccacatggcagcagctgcctggggcagtggctttctcactgctctgctgcacatggccaatacattttcaatacctctctgccaaggcaatggcctagaccagttcttctgtgaaatcccccagatcctcaagctctcctgctcacaatcagaCTACCTCAGAGAAGTctatcttctttcttttagtatctttttttcttttgtgtgttttgttttcattgtggtgtcctatgtgcagatcttcagggctgtgctgaggatgccctcacagcagggacagcagaaagccttttccacgtgcctccctcacctggccatGGTCTCAcagtttctcagcactgccacgtttgcctacctgaagcccacctccatctcctccacagatCTAGACTTAGTGGTAtcatttctgtactcggtggtgcctccagcagtgaaccccctcatctacagcatgaggaaccaggaactcagggatgccctgaggaaactattGCAATATACTGCAATATTCACAGAAACCAGCAGGACAACCTTTTGTTCATAA